DNA sequence from the Sphaeramia orbicularis chromosome 13, fSphaOr1.1, whole genome shotgun sequence genome:
CAGCAAACTGTCAACTCTGAAACTTTTACAAATGAAACGTGTAAATGTAAGGCCTTAACTGCACTGACTATTCAACTATTAAATCTGTCATTTTTATCAGATCAGTGAGGATCAAGATCACATTGcaacctttatatatatatatatatatatatatatatatatatatatatatatatatatatatatatatatatatatatatatatatatatatatatatatatatgtattatttaaCTTCTGAGTCACTGCAGAACATTTTCCTTGTGGATCTTCGCACGTGAAACCTGTCAGTCACTGACCCTTTAAGTCCTCCTCGCGCTGCACCTCCTCCGCCGTCCGTGTCTCGTGCTCTCCGGTTGCCGGGATACAGAGCTCAGTCCCGCGCGGGAATCGGGTACAGTTAAACATCTCCGGCCACGGGAACCCGAACGCGCTCATCACGGGCACGCAGCCGTCCCGCACGGCCTCGCACAGGCTCCTGCAGGGGCTGACGGGCGCGCGGAGCTCCGGCAGACACACGGGTGCGAACAGGGAGCACAGGAACTTCTTGGTGTCCCGGTGGCAGAGCTTGGACACCAGGGGCAGCCAGGCCCCGGACTGCTGCTGGGCCTCCCGGAGCGAGTCGTGGCCGAGCAGGTTGGGGATCCGCATTTGCCTGTAGCCGATGCCGTGGCACAGGGCCAGGGTGGACGGGATGGGTCTGCACACGGAGCGGACCGAGGACACGAACCCGAGAGACGGCGGTCCGAGCTGGGCAGGGGTCCCGCTGTCAGATGCGTGACAAAGTCCGAGCAGGAAGATGAAGGCCACCGTGGAAGCAGACATGTTGTGTTTGGACAGGGAGCCACTGTGCAGCACCTCTGCGTGGACTTGACCGGCCTCAAGGTGTAAACAAAGAGGTGGAGAGGAAACAGGGGGTAGTGGAAATGAGAGGCCAGGCGCCTCCCAGTCATCATCCCCACCCCATCAGACTACTGTCTGCCCCTGGAGCAACAAGTTTCCCTCCAGTCTGTCCTGCCTGGGGAACctctgtgtccacatactttcagTGGGTTTCCTGTGGACAAAGACAggaacagtttaaccctttcatgcagagtggtcactacagtggacagttgttctacagctgttctcttgtatattcatgagttttatcgttttagttttatatcagccaacacaatacactgcaactgataacattactgtaactttgctgttcttgataaacctgatcttatttgtttgagtgtaaatcaattccttgtcattgttattagactgtaattaacttttttttggcatattatctccatgaagtgagtaatgactagtattaaagtacacaacaaacaaaaagttaaggatatttctttttggtaattttatttatttatttatttagtaatttttgccatttgtaaataaaactgtgtctggtcattaaaaaaaaatgtgtttcaattcaattcacacacaaaaaagtaaaaagcgttgtgcaaaaatctcaactgaaaaaaataggccaaattttaaaatattcataactttttgtttgtagtgtatgttaaaatgtgagaaaacattaaattagcagcattaaaatgtttttatttcatggttttcacacagtatatcagtaaatacatgtttctttccttcaaaaattcagtgcatggtgtccagctgagtggacatttttgcaactccatgaaaagtagcttcatattaaaaaaaaaaaaaaataatcgcattgttttttttaaagccgaaagaggaataaaatcactcaagaaaaaaacttaattaacattctcataaatcatgcatgaaagggttaaaacaggggtgtATCAGTCATATGTCATTTATTATACTAAATATTATGATTGtttattatcctcctgagacccagtaatgcagtTTTGTtcactgtaggggacaagagttccacagctttacttagaaaaataaataaataaataaatcctgtccactacaaaggacattccaaataatttttaaaaagtaatctgaaaaagctgttgcatcatgctgtttccaatcaaggcagttatttaatgtaaaaaagcagaaacttttactttcctggatctcGAGGATATATAtcacattatttacattttactttattttgttagATTTCTTTGGTTATGGAAAAGTGTTGTGTTATATGTGCCTTCAAATTGACCCCTGAggacaaataaagttttctgaattgaactgaattgcccTGAAACTTATTTTAGTCCATTTAGTTTATGCAGCCCACTACAAGAGAGTCCAAAAGTTCTCAGATGAGCATTGTGTCGGGGGTTGAAAGTTGGATCTATCAGTTTGACCCAGAGAGCAAAATTCAATCAAGAGTGGCATCCAAAAGAAACAGCTGAACCTGGGAAATTAAAGGCAGATAGATCTgttatataaatgaaataaaataaactttttattgcatttgtctgaaaactttttgactctctctcatatgatctccagtggaccagagcagtaaaataataacataacctataaataatataacatccaaacattttttgtttagtgcgaaaaagtaaaattaaattatgaaaatgtttacatttacaaaatatcatttaacaaaaaaattttaataacctgaacaacctgaaatttcttaagaaaaataagttcaattttaacaatattatgcctcaacttatcatttatacatacgaaTTAAAggtgacagtggatctacaaatgcacataaCATTCAGtaagaggaataatattgttcacattttggagtttggaactaaaatgagtttgacacccttgttaatattttcagtaatttctgcaaattcatcccaccagCCAGACTGAAATcattggcaggctggttttggtctgtggtccatatgtttgacatcctTGGTTTAAAACAAAGCTGCTAATcataaagaaagaataaaaagcTACATTTTTTCCAAGTACACCCGGTCTGAAGCAGT
Encoded proteins:
- the sfrp2l gene encoding secreted frizzled-related protein 2-like — translated: MSASTVAFIFLLGLCHASDSGTPAQLGPPSLGFVSSVRSVCRPIPSTLALCHGIGYRQMRIPNLLGHDSLREAQQQSGAWLPLVSKLCHRDTKKFLCSLFAPVCLPELRAPVSPCRSLCEAVRDGCVPVMSAFGFPWPEMFNCTRFPRGTELCIPATGEHETRTAEEVQREEDLKGSVICDACSLAAEGETDIQDNFCHSPYAFKLRLGSVSTVGGDRQLVPLPRSRILRWAGGGAERAEGVGGAMAHSALWLQEGGTCTCPGLDSAETNDEEENIDKGQTKGGRVGEGAQGGWYLALAQAEEGRLVLTRLVRWTRDDKELRKFIRALLKQPCPDL